In the genome of Deinococcus humi, the window TGGGTGTCGGTGTCGGCTCCGGCACGCTCACGTGGATAGAGCCGCACGACGACCTTCAGGAATTCGACCTCCCCCTGCTCGTCGCGCAGGAAGTCGATGGCGTAGCCGTCCATGTCGCCGCCGTTGATGATGGCGCGGTCAGGGCCAATGAAGCGCAGCGCGGCGTCCTTGGTGCCGCCCGCTGCAGTGTCGGGGATCAGCAGGGTGAGCACTCCATCCCGCACCTCCACATCCATCTTGAGCGGCTGCCCCACCACCAGGTAGGTGCCGGCCAGGTCCTTGAGTTCGTCCTCACTGGGCTGGTGGCTGCCGGCCTCGGGCGGCGTGAGGCCCAGCACCTCGCGCTTGACCCACTCGCTCAGCTTGCGGTTCATGGCGTGCCCGTTGCTGGCATTGGTCATGGCGATGAAGCCCACCTTGCGGTCCGGTGAGACCCAGAAGTCCGACTGCTGGCCCACCGTGGTCCCACCGTGACTGATGACCAGGGCGTCGTCGTATTGGTCGAGGAACCAGCTCTGACCGATTTGCCCGCGCTCGCCGGGAAAACCGTTCAGCGCGATACCGATGGGCCGCACCGGCGTCCACAGCCGGGTGCGGTCCAGCGTAGCCAGCGGCGAAGTCTCGGTCGAGCCGCCCTCTCCCGCAGAGGCACTGGTCGCCTCACCTTCTTGGGGCTCCGAAGTTGGGGCGACCGTACCGGACATGATGTAGTGGGCGTATCTGGCCATGTCGCTGACAGTGGACGAGCAGGTGCTGCCCGCCGGGCCAGCCGAACGCACCATCTGCCAGGGGCGCTGCACCACGAATTCGTCCCCGATCTTGTTGTGCCCCGCGACAAAGCGGTGGGTCATGATCATGTTGGGGAAGAAAAAGGTGTGGTCCATGCCCAGCGGCTTCAGGACCAGCTCGGTCACGGCGGCCTCCCAGGTCATCCCGGTAACGACCTCGATGATCCGCCCGGCGATGTAAAAGCCGGCGTTGTTGTAGCTCCAGTGGCCACGCAGGGGCACCACCTGCGGCGCTTCGGCCAGCTTGTCCAGCACCTTCGCCAGGGCGTCGTCGCCGTCACCAGTGTCCTCGAACAGGTCCCCCTGAAAGCCGCCCTGATGGGTCAGCGTGTCGAGGATGGTCAGCTCGGCGGCCACCGACTCGTCCTTGAGCTTGAAGTCAGGCAGATAGGTCCGCACCGTGTCGTCCCGCTTCAGCTTGCCCTGCGCCTCCAGCACCGAAACAGTCAGCGAGGTCAGCGTCTTGGTGTTGCTGCCGATCTGGAAGATCGTGTCCGAAGTGATCGGCAGCGGGTTTTCCAGGCTGGTCACGCCCAGGTTCACGAGATGGTCGCCGTCCGGGGTCAGCAGGCCCAGCGTGACGCCGGGAATCTTGAATTCCTCCAGCAGGCGCTTGGCTTCCTGCTCGAAGGCGGCGGCGAGTTCGGTGCTGCTTTTCGTGGTTGCGGTCATGGTTTTTGGCTCCTAAGGGGTGGGAGTGAGTTATCCTGGACGTGCCGTCCATCCATGGGTTCGGGCCTCAGCGCGGCTCACCACGAATTGGACCCATCGAACCTCATTTGGGCTGGGCCGATCTGGGTGGGCCGGCTACAGGGCCTCGAGAGGCAGCGCCGCATCCTGGCCGCCCGCGCGCTCACGCGGGTATAGTCGCGAGCCAAAGCGGAGGAAGTCCACTTCATCTCCGTTCATCAGAAATTCCACGCCGATGCCGTCGGCGTCGCCCCCCATCACGACGGCGCTCTGTGGAGCGATGAAGCGCAGAGGCAGGGTTTCTGTGCCGCCCGATGTGGGGTTGGGGAGAATCAGCACCGGTTGACCGTCGTCCAGCTTGACCTCAATCTTGTAGGTCTGGCCCACCACTTCGTGGACGCCCACGAACTGTTGCAGCTCTGCCTCACCCACCGTATGGGTGTCGCGTTCCGGCTGGCTCAGGCCCAGCAGTTCGCGCTTGACCCAGTCGCTCAGCTTGCGGTTCATGGTGTGGCCGTTGCTGGCGTTGGTCATGGCGATAAAGCCCACTTTGCGGTCCGGCGACACCCAGAAGTCGGACTGGTGGCCCAGCGTGGTGCCGCCGTGGCTGATGATCAGCGCGTTCTCATGCTGATCGACAAACCAGCTCTGCCCGATCTGGCCTTCCTCCCCGGGAAAGGAGTTGAGGCCGACGCCGATGCTGCGAACCGGCTCCCACAGGTGCGCGCGGTCCAGGGACTTCAGGGGGGGCTCCTCCGCAGCCTCCGGCTGTTCAGCACCCTCAGCATGGCCGGAACCAGGGGCTGCGGATGGGGGCAGCGTCCCCGACATGATGAAGTGGGCGTACCTGGCCATGTCGCTGACGGTAGACGAGCAGCTGCTGCCTGCAGGGGCGGCCGAGCGCATCATCATCCAGGGCCGCTGGACCACCATCTCGTCACCGATCTTGTTGTACCCGGTGGCGTAGCGGTGGGTCATGATCTCGTTGGGGAAGAACAATGTGTGGTCCATGCCGAGCGGCTTCAGGACCAGTTCTGTGACGGCGGCCTCGTAGGTCTTGCCGGTGATGACCTCGATCACCCGTCCGGCCACGTAAAACCCAGCGTTGTTGTAACTCCAGTGGCCGCGCAGGGGAACGACCTGCGGCGATTCGGCCAACTTTTCCAGCACCTTCGCTACGGCGTCATCACCCTCGCCGGTATCCTCGAACAGATCGCCCTGAAAGCCGCCCTGGTGGGTCAGCACGTCGCGTACGGTCAGCTCGGCGGCCACTGACTCGTCCTTGAGCCTGAAGTCAGGCAGATACGTTCTGACGGGAACATCCAGATCCAGTTTGCCTTGCTGAGCCAGCACCGAGCAGGTCAGCGACGTGATGGTCTTGGTGGTGCTGCCGATCTGAAAGATGGTGTCTTCGGTGATGGGCAGGGGATTTTCCAGACTGGTCACGCCCAGATTGACGAAGTGATCGCCGTCTGGGGTCAGCAGGCCCAGCGTGACGCCGGGAATCTTGTATTCCTCCAGCAGGCGCCTGGCTTCCTGCTCAAAAGCGGAAGCGAGTTCGGCACTGCTTTTCGTGGCGGGAGCGGTCATGTGGTTCTCCTTGGGGAAAGGCGCAGGGGAGGGCGAACCTGGCTCAGAAGACGGCTTTTCCTGTCGCCGCGCCGGTGAAGGACGCGGCGGCAACTCAATGACGTGGCCCTGGGCAGCGGGCCGCTCCGCGCTACTTGCTCAGATCTTTGAACAGGTTGGTCTTGGTGTACTCCGGGAAGCCCTTGAGGGACGAGACCGTGGCACCAAACACCAGTGGCTGTGGCAGCGGGAAAGCGTAGATCTGCCCGTTCAGATACGTCAGCAACGATTTGTACAGCGGCTTGCGGGCGTTCTGACCCACGGTGTCGCGCGCCGCGTCCAGCATCTGCTCCATTTTGGGATCCTTGATGTTGGTGGCGGCCGCCAGGATGCCGCCGGAGCTGTACAGCCCACGCAGCACCGTGTCGGGGTCTGCGCCGCCCCAGGTCAGCGCGCCGAAGGGTGATTTGCCGCCCAGCAGCCTGGCGTTGGCCGCGCTGAGTTCCAGGGTATTGATGGTGGCGTGGAACTTGGGGTTCAGTTTCTCAATGTTCTGCTTGAAGATGCCCGCCACCACATCCGCTATCCCGACGCCAGCGTAGGTTTCCAGGGGGACAGTAAAGCCAGTGGTCCACAGCTTGCCCCCGAACGCCTGCTTGAGCTCCGCCTCGGCGGTCTTGAGGTTGTAGGCCGGGGGTTTGAGGGTCTTGTCGTCGGCCCAGTTGTTTGGGGGCAGGGTGGTATTGCGGGCCTGGGCGAAGCCCTGCTGGCCGTCGCGGACATAGGTCTTGGTGTCGAACAGCGCCGCGAACGCCTTGCGGACGTGGATGTCGCTGAAGAAGTTGACGGGAATGTTGTCTTCGGCCAGTTGGCCGGCGGGCAGCAACTTGTCGTCTTTGATGTTCTGGTTGAATAGCACCACGCCGGTCAGGTTCCGGGTGGGCAGGTCCTCGTAGACCTTGACGCCGGGAACTCCCTTGAGTTTGGCCAGCGTGTCCCGGTCCGGAATCAGGGCGATGTCGGCGTCCCCCTTTTGCAGCGCCAGTACGCGGGCGGTATCGCTGTCCACCTTCTGGATAATCACATTCTTTAACGCGGGGGCGCCGCCCCAGTACTGCTCGAAGCCCCGCAGGACAAAGCGGCTGGGATCGCGTGCCACGAACTGGTAGGCCCCAGTGCCGACAGGTTTTTGCGCCAGCACGGAATTGGCCACGTCCTTGCCCAGGAAGGCGCCAAAGTCCCTGGCGGTGCCGCTCCAGTCGCCGCCGGCCACCAGCGTTTTCATCGGCACGATGTACACCTGAGCAATGGAATCCAGCAGGCTGGGAACATTGCGGTCCAGCGTCAGCACCAGTTGCCCCGCCGCGTTGCACTTGACCATGCTGGCCAGCTTGGCAAAGGTGTAGGTCTTCTTGACCTCCGGGGTGAAGCTGGCGATGCTGAGCATGTTGGCGCGAATCTGCGCGGCCTGCGAGGTCTCACTGCCCACCAGCAGCGTGCGGCGCATCGAGTACTCGGCGTCCGCACAGGTCATGGTCGAGCCGTCGTGGAATTTGACCCCTTTGCGCAGGGTAAAAGTGGTGGTCTTGCCGTCCTTGCTCTGGGTGAAGGCGGTGGCGAGCAGCGGCTCATACTTGCCGAAGTTGTCGAGGTAAAGCCCCTCGAACATCTGCATGACAGGGAGCACGTCCCAGGTCACGACGGCCTGCGCGGGCTCCACGCTGGCGGTGGCCGAGGCGATCTGATACACCAACGTGTCCTTGGGCGTTGCCAGGGCGGCGGAGGCGAGCAGGGCCAGAGTGAGGGCCGAACTGAACTTGGGCAGGAAACGCTTCATGGGTGAACCTCCAGAGCAAGAGACGGCGTGTGTGTAGGCGGGGCGGTCAGGATCAACGGTAGAGGCAGAGGGGTCAAACTCAGGGCGAGGGGCCAGGTGGTGGCATCAGCGGTTCCGCGGGTCCAGGGCCTCGGCCAGGGAGTCGCCCAGCAGGCTCCAGCCCAGGCTATAGGCGAAGATGCACAGTCCCGGAAAGAGGGTGACGTACCAGTACGCGAAAGGTTCGCCGGGCGGTCCCTGGATCCACTTCTGGGCCAGAGCGATCAATTGCCCCCAGTCGGCGTAGCCAAGAGGTGTTCCCAGTCCTAGGAACGACAGCGTGCCGGCCACGATGGGCAGGCTTCCCATCTCCAGCACCACGATCGTCAGCAGCGGGCCGATGGCGTTGGGCAGGACGTGGCGTAGGGCAATGCGCGAGCGGCTGGCCCCCAGGCTCTGCGCCGCCGCCGCGAATTCCAGTTCGCGCAGCCGCAGCACCTCTGACCTGACCACACGCGCCAGCCCCGCCCACGACACCAGACTCAGGGCGATGATGATGTTCAGCAGGCCTGGCCCCAGCGCGGCCACCAGCACCAGGATCAGCACCAGCGCGGGAAAGGCGAAGATCACGTCGGTCAGGCGCATCAGGATGTTGTCGGTCACGCCGCCCAGAAATCCGGCGGCCAGGCCTACCAGACTGCCCACGGTCACCGTGATCGCCAGCACCGTCAGTCCTAGGAAGAACGCGGTGCGCGTTCCCCAGACCAGTCCGTAGCGGATGTCGTAGCCCGCGACGCGGCCCAGCGGTGCGTCGGCAGCCGGGGGGTTGGGCTGCGCGGCAAAACCCACGCGCGGCATCTGCAGGCAGGCGTCGGGGGTCGCCGTCACCTCGCGCAGGTAGGCGAGCGGACCGGGAATGGTCTGTCCTTCGGTCATGCCCAGCGCGCGGCGGCAATTGCCCTGTGGGGGGGCCAGCACGGGGGCCAGCAGCGTCACCAGTACAAACAGACTCACCAGCACGGCCCCCACTCGGGCCAGGCGATTGCGGCGAAACAGCCTGGCCCAGAAGCCAGCATTTGCCTTGGCCTTGACCGTACGAAGCTGGCTTTCACCCGCGGTGGTCATCCGTACCTCACGCGGGGGTCAATGACCGTGTAGGCCAGGTCAAGGGCGAGGTTGATCACCACGACAATTGTTGCCGCGAGCAGCGCGAAGCCCAGCACCCCGGGCAGATCGCCCAGTGCCGCAGCCTGCGCCGCCCACGCGCCCACGCCAGGGTACCCGAACAGCGTCTCGGCGATCACTGCGCCCTGCAGCAGCCCGGACACGCTCAGGCCCGCCAGCGTGACGACGGTGAGCAGGGCATTGCGCCGCGCGTGTTTGCGGATCACCATTCCCTCCGAGATGCCCTTGGCGCGGGCGGTGCGGATGTAGTCGCTGTTCAGGGCCTCGAGCATGCTGGTGCGCGTGCCCTTGATCAACCCGGCGCTGCCCACCACCATCAGGGTGAACACGGGCATGATCAGGTGTTTGACAGCGTCCCAGAACACGTCGAGGCGCCCGCTGAGCAGCGCGTCGATGGTGACCATCCCGGTCACGCGTTTGACCTCACCGGTCAGCAGGTAGATCGCGCTGTCGTTGCTGAGATTGCCAGTCCCCGGCAGCAGGTTCAGCGCGCCGTAAAAGATCACGAGGAGCCACACGCCCAGCACGAAACTGGGGGTGC includes:
- a CDS encoding serine hydrolase domain-containing protein; translation: MTATTKSSTELAAAFEQEAKRLLEEFKIPGVTLGLLTPDGDHLVNLGVTSLENPLPITSDTIFQIGSNTKTLTSLTVSVLEAQGKLKRDDTVRTYLPDFKLKDESVAAELTILDTLTHQGGFQGDLFEDTGDGDDALAKVLDKLAEAPQVVPLRGHWSYNNAGFYIAGRIIEVVTGMTWEAAVTELVLKPLGMDHTFFFPNMIMTHRFVAGHNKIGDEFVVQRPWQMVRSAGPAGSTCSSTVSDMARYAHYIMSGTVAPTSEPQEGEATSASAGEGGSTETSPLATLDRTRLWTPVRPIGIALNGFPGERGQIGQSWFLDQYDDALVISHGGTTVGQQSDFWVSPDRKVGFIAMTNASNGHAMNRKLSEWVKREVLGLTPPEAGSHQPSEDELKDLAGTYLVVGQPLKMDVEVRDGVLTLLIPDTAAGGTKDAALRFIGPDRAIINGGDMDGYAIDFLRDEQGEVEFLKVVVRLYPRERAGADTDTQPIPALEEV
- a CDS encoding serine hydrolase domain-containing protein; translated protein: MTAPATKSSAELASAFEQEARRLLEEYKIPGVTLGLLTPDGDHFVNLGVTSLENPLPITEDTIFQIGSTTKTITSLTCSVLAQQGKLDLDVPVRTYLPDFRLKDESVAAELTVRDVLTHQGGFQGDLFEDTGEGDDAVAKVLEKLAESPQVVPLRGHWSYNNAGFYVAGRVIEVITGKTYEAAVTELVLKPLGMDHTLFFPNEIMTHRYATGYNKIGDEMVVQRPWMMMRSAAPAGSSCSSTVSDMARYAHFIMSGTLPPSAAPGSGHAEGAEQPEAAEEPPLKSLDRAHLWEPVRSIGVGLNSFPGEEGQIGQSWFVDQHENALIISHGGTTLGHQSDFWVSPDRKVGFIAMTNASNGHTMNRKLSDWVKRELLGLSQPERDTHTVGEAELQQFVGVHEVVGQTYKIEVKLDDGQPVLILPNPTSGGTETLPLRFIAPQSAVVMGGDADGIGVEFLMNGDEVDFLRFGSRLYPRERAGGQDAALPLEAL
- a CDS encoding ABC transporter substrate-binding protein gives rise to the protein MKRFLPKFSSALTLALLASAALATPKDTLVYQIASATASVEPAQAVVTWDVLPVMQMFEGLYLDNFGKYEPLLATAFTQSKDGKTTTFTLRKGVKFHDGSTMTCADAEYSMRRTLLVGSETSQAAQIRANMLSIASFTPEVKKTYTFAKLASMVKCNAAGQLVLTLDRNVPSLLDSIAQVYIVPMKTLVAGGDWSGTARDFGAFLGKDVANSVLAQKPVGTGAYQFVARDPSRFVLRGFEQYWGGAPALKNVIIQKVDSDTARVLALQKGDADIALIPDRDTLAKLKGVPGVKVYEDLPTRNLTGVVLFNQNIKDDKLLPAGQLAEDNIPVNFFSDIHVRKAFAALFDTKTYVRDGQQGFAQARNTTLPPNNWADDKTLKPPAYNLKTAEAELKQAFGGKLWTTGFTVPLETYAGVGIADVVAGIFKQNIEKLNPKFHATINTLELSAANARLLGGKSPFGALTWGGADPDTVLRGLYSSGGILAAATNIKDPKMEQMLDAARDTVGQNARKPLYKSLLTYLNGQIYAFPLPQPLVFGATVSSLKGFPEYTKTNLFKDLSK
- a CDS encoding ABC transporter permease gives rise to the protein MTTAGESQLRTVKAKANAGFWARLFRRNRLARVGAVLVSLFVLVTLLAPVLAPPQGNCRRALGMTEGQTIPGPLAYLREVTATPDACLQMPRVGFAAQPNPPAADAPLGRVAGYDIRYGLVWGTRTAFFLGLTVLAITVTVGSLVGLAAGFLGGVTDNILMRLTDVIFAFPALVLILVLVAALGPGLLNIIIALSLVSWAGLARVVRSEVLRLRELEFAAAAQSLGASRSRIALRHVLPNAIGPLLTIVVLEMGSLPIVAGTLSFLGLGTPLGYADWGQLIALAQKWIQGPPGEPFAYWYVTLFPGLCIFAYSLGWSLLGDSLAEALDPRNR
- a CDS encoding ABC transporter permease; translated protein: MLSFVLRRLMALPLILLAVTFLIVLVMQLIPVEQRAVAYTTDLAQLARIPEIIKTNHLDASVFEQYWRWLGLALGGNLGFSRTSGQPVLETLLARFPATLELTLFTLVPLIGLSVWLGSKAAVQRGKTADAVIRVIAVVSYSTPSFVLGVWLLVIFYGALNLLPGTGNLSNDSAIYLLTGEVKRVTGMVTIDALLSGRLDVFWDAVKHLIMPVFTLMVVGSAGLIKGTRTSMLEALNSDYIRTARAKGISEGMVIRKHARRNALLTVVTLAGLSVSGLLQGAVIAETLFGYPGVGAWAAQAAALGDLPGVLGFALLAATIVVVINLALDLAYTVIDPRVRYG